A window of Kribbella voronezhensis genomic DNA:
AGGAGAGGACGACATGGTCACCGCGATCGTGTTCATCAAGGCCGACGTCGCACGCATTCCCGAGGTCGCCGAACAGGTGGCGGCGATCGACGGCGTCAGCGAGGTGTACTCCGTGACCGGCGGGCTCGACCTGATCGCGATGATCCGGGTCGCCCACCACGACGACCTGGCGACCGTGATCCCCGACCACGTGAACCGGGTGCCCGGCGTCCTGAGCACCGAGACGCACATCGCGTTCCGCACCTACTCCACCCACGACCTCGAGGCGGCCTTCAGTCTGGGCCAGGAGGACGGCGTCTGAGGGCCGGAAATCCGCCCCTTCCTGACACGAGCTGAAGTTACGGTGAACCCATGAGCAACCCTCCCGCGGGCTGGTATCCGGACCCCACCGGACAGGCCAACACC
This region includes:
- a CDS encoding Lrp/AsnC family transcriptional regulator; this encodes MVTAIVFIKADVARIPEVAEQVAAIDGVSEVYSVTGGLDLIAMIRVAHHDDLATVIPDHVNRVPGVLSTETHIAFRTYSTHDLEAAFSLGQEDGV